TCAGGCGCGCTACAGCCGCTTCGCTATCTCCCTCAGCCCGCGCGACCAGCACGTCTTGTGTGTTCGAGGCCCGTAGCAACCACCAGCCATCATCGGTCGTCACTCGCACGCCGTCTGTATCATTGACCTGTCCATCACTGCTGCTGAGCCGCTGCTTAACCTCGTCAATCGCAGCGAACTTTCTCGCCTCATCAACCTGGAACCGCATTTCGGGCGTGTTGACCATGGCTGGCATTTCACCGCGCAATTGCGTTACCGATTTGCCCAGCCTGGCGCTCGCCGCCATCAACCGCACCCCGGCATAGAGCGCATCGTCGAAGCCGTAATAGGTGTCAGCGAAAAACACGTGGCCGCTCATCTCACCGGCCAGCGGGGAGCCTGTTTCCTTCATTTTGGACTTAATCAGGGAATGACCTGTCTTCCACATCAGCGGCTCTCCGCCATGCTTCGTAACATGATCGAACAAGGCAAGGCTGGCCTTCACATCGGCGATAATCGTAGCGCTAGGTAATCTTCCGAGGAGGTCCTCGGCATAAATCATCAGCAGCTGATCCCCCCATATGACTCGGCCTTCGCCGTCAATCGCACCGATCCGGTCGCCATCGCCGTCGAAAGCCACTCCGAAGTCGAGATTCTTCTCGGCGACGAGAGTCTTCAGGTCAGCCAGATTGGCTTCGACCGTTGGATCAGGATGGTGGTTTGGAAAATGCCCGTCGACTTCAGTAAACAGCAAATGATGCTCCCCCGGCAGACGCGCGACCAGCGCCTCCAGAGCGGGGCCAGCCGCTCCGTTGCCGGCGTCCCAGCCGATCCGCAGCCCGTCAAGCATACCGGCATCAATCCCGTCCAGGCCGGTCAGCAGGCGGTCGATATATTCGCCCATGATCGCCTTGTCGGTGACAGCGCCGGAACCATCCAGCCAGTCGCCAGCAGCGGCGACCCCGCCAAGATCCTGGATATCCGCGCCGAAAAAGGGTCGGCCCTGAAATACCATTTTGAAGCCGTTATAATTGGCGGGATTGTGGCTGCCAGTTATCTGAATGCCGCCATCCACCTGCTCGGCTGACGCTTCTGCATAATAGAGCATGGGGGTTGGCCCCATACCGATCCTGACCACATCACAGCCGCTTGCTGTCAGCCCTTCGACCAGGGCGTGTTCCAGCATGGGGGAGCTGACCCGGCCATCATAGGCCACAGCGACGGTCTTGCCGCCGGCCCGTGCCAGCATGGAGCCGAAGCTGCGCCCAATAGCGCGTGCATCGTCCGCTTCCAGCGTTTCGCCGATGATGCCGCGAATATCATATTCACGCAGGATCGTGGGATCAAAACTATGGCTCATCGTGGATGCCTCATTTGGGGGGTATTTCTTCTGGCAGTTCGTCCAGCAACAGGTCACGCGCTGCATTCGCTTCGTGAACCTGGTCGTTGGAGCCGCCACGGTCAGGATGGACCATGGCGACCAGCCGCTTATGCGCGCCAAGTATTTCAGATCTGTTGGCAGTACCAGTAATGCCCAGCAAGCGGCGGGCCCGGCCTACGGCCTGTTGGCGGACAGACGAACCGCGCAGGTAATCCCACGGCCAGCGTCCCAGCAGCAGGCGGCATCCAATCGCCACGATGGCAGCGAGAACGAGAAACCGCAGCATCCGTGCCTCAGGCCGGCTCAAGCGCCGGGGTGACATCACCCGGCATGG
This is a stretch of genomic DNA from Parerythrobacter jejuensis. It encodes these proteins:
- a CDS encoding molecular chaperone DnaJ; the encoded protein is MLRFLVLAAIVAIGCRLLLGRWPWDYLRGSSVRQQAVGRARRLLGITGTANRSEILGAHKRLVAMVHPDRGGSNDQVHEANAARDLLLDELPEEIPPK
- the pgmG gene encoding phosphoglucomutase/phosphomannomutase PgmG — translated: MSHSFDPTILREYDIRGIIGETLEADDARAIGRSFGSMLARAGGKTVAVAYDGRVSSPMLEHALVEGLTASGCDVVRIGMGPTPMLYYAEASAEQVDGGIQITGSHNPANYNGFKMVFQGRPFFGADIQDLGGVAAAGDWLDGSGAVTDKAIMGEYIDRLLTGLDGIDAGMLDGLRIGWDAGNGAAGPALEALVARLPGEHHLLFTEVDGHFPNHHPDPTVEANLADLKTLVAEKNLDFGVAFDGDGDRIGAIDGEGRVIWGDQLLMIYAEDLLGRLPSATIIADVKASLALFDHVTKHGGEPLMWKTGHSLIKSKMKETGSPLAGEMSGHVFFADTYYGFDDALYAGVRLMAASARLGKSVTQLRGEMPAMVNTPEMRFQVDEARKFAAIDEVKQRLSSSDGQVNDTDGVRVTTDDGWWLLRASNTQDVLVARAEGDSEAAVARLMAQIDEQLALSGLERGEQAGH